The genomic interval AAGCGCCCCGAGACGGAATTTTTCACCGACGGCGGGAGCTTCCGGCGGGATCCCGGCTATGGAATCCTGGCTATGCCTACGGGCCCTGAGGCACCAATGGTTGAAACTGTCATTATAGACAGTGCCTTAGAGCGCACCAGGAATCCCTGTCGCGGTTCGATCGAGATGGATCCGTTTTCGCGCCGGCGCGCAGTGCCCCCTGTCTGCCAAGCGGGCGGCGTTTCAATGCTAAAATATAATCTAGAGCGTCTCTGGGGCCCCCTCTTCAAAGAGACGAGCGTTCTTGGCACTACGCGTCACGCCTTGCTTTCATTCCTCGGTGGCCAGGATAGTTGTGAGGATGCGGGTTTTGCGACATTCTTGCATGAGTACGAGTTCTGAGAGGTTGCCCATGACGAACGACGCCATTGCTCAACTCTCAATCCTCACGGAAGCGTTGACGGAGATTGTCGACTTGGCGACAGCTCGATCGAGCTCGGTCGCTCTGTCGAATGATCTGCTCGATCGAATGGGGGAAATCGCTGCGGGAGCGCTCACAGCCGCCGCAACCTACGGGCAGTTGCCGCCGTTTCCGATGGAGATCGGTTTTCGCGGGGAGACGCTGAATTAGCGTCGCTTGATCGCTGAAGCGCGCTTCTAGTGTCCCGTCTCTCAAATATCGACTATTATTTCCCCTGCGAGTGATTTGCAGGAAGTCTTATTGGGATGGCACGGCCAATCAAGCAGATACAGGCTGAAGCAGAGGTCGTAGCGGAACTGCGGCGGCGGGCGCGTGCAAGGACGAGCCTAGTGCGCGAACGCGAGCGCGCCGAGATTATTCTTCTTCGACTGGACGGCGTCGGCGTCGCTGAAACAGCGGTGCGATTGAAGACGACGGCAAAGCGTGTCTCGACATGGTCGAAACGTTTCGAGATGCACGGGCTCGCTGGCCTTGAAGAAGCCGCAGGACGGGGTCGCAAACCTTCGATCCCGGCGAGGAAAGTCGCTCGCGTCGTGACCGAAGTCACGCAGCCGCCGAAGGGACGCAAACGCTGGAGTGTGCGCAGCATGGGTCGCCATGCCGGCGTCTCCCATAGCACGGTGCAGCGCATCTGGTCGAAGAACGACTTGAAGCCCCACGTCACCAGGACGTTCAAGCTGTCGACCGATACTGACTTCGAGAGGAAATTCTGGGACGTGATCGGCCTTTATCTCGACCCGCCGACGAATGCGCTGGTGCTGTGTTGCGACGAGAAAAGCCAATGCCAAGCGCTGGAGCGCTCACAACCCAGTTTGCCGCTCGGTCCCGGCCATCCGCGCACGATCACGCATGACTACAAACGCCACGGCACAACGACGCTGTTCGCGGCGCTCGATTATCTGCAGGGCAAGCTGATTACGCGCACAGAGCAACGCCACACACATGTCGAGTGGTTGCGCTTTCTCAAGCAGATAGACCGGGAGACGCCCAAGAGCTTTGAATTGCACCTGATCGCTGACAACTACGCGACCCACAAGCATCCTAAGGTGAAGGCGTGGCTCGCAAAGCGTCCGCGCTTCAATATGCACTTCACCCCGACATCATCATCGTGGCTCAATTTGGTCGAACGGTTCTTCGCCGATCTGACCGA from Methylocystis iwaonis carries:
- a CDS encoding IS630 family transposase → MARPIKQIQAEAEVVAELRRRARARTSLVRERERAEIILLRLDGVGVAETAVRLKTTAKRVSTWSKRFEMHGLAGLEEAAGRGRKPSIPARKVARVVTEVTQPPKGRKRWSVRSMGRHAGVSHSTVQRIWSKNDLKPHVTRTFKLSTDTDFERKFWDVIGLYLDPPTNALVLCCDEKSQCQALERSQPSLPLGPGHPRTITHDYKRHGTTTLFAALDYLQGKLITRTEQRHTHVEWLRFLKQIDRETPKSFELHLIADNYATHKHPKVKAWLAKRPRFNMHFTPTSSSWLNLVERFFADLTEDVIRSGSFASVKELVDDINAYLAERNANPQPYKWTAKGEAILEKISRARKALEKAEADELLVAN